The following are from one region of the Amycolatopsis sp. QT-25 genome:
- a CDS encoding PPE domain-containing protein: MSEDPVARPSEQNLVAQKTEEKKSFKGGGLADSLEGMAGTLSPRPGEDIDAFALAMDGVSVGLDLLSMGLNPLGELVKAGVGWLMENLDFIREPLEILTGDPDLVQQAAQTWNNIAAELEAVAGDYEGALSTTSGWDGDAAIAYRRIALQYTRSLRDVAAEAKDSAQWITTGGMVVATARALIFDIIATFISDVITRALLALASSWFTLGGSVAAFTASVFADAVKVMAKIQKKLGKLLSAIQKFVKRFEGSSDRAREAARALGRKASDLGHEANQAIKASDKTLDAFKADNLKLAKKALDSDATGAERLLKHARGGMDRMENTVAGKIADNAYLKAAKEAGKATAEHRAQYDGGSAERGRVTPPNSGRISGSLDDDD; encoded by the coding sequence GTGAGCGAAGATCCGGTCGCGCGGCCGAGCGAACAGAACCTGGTCGCACAGAAGACAGAGGAAAAGAAGAGCTTCAAGGGTGGTGGCCTCGCTGACAGCCTCGAAGGGATGGCCGGCACCCTGAGTCCCCGGCCGGGCGAAGACATCGACGCTTTCGCGCTTGCCATGGACGGGGTCTCGGTCGGGCTCGACCTGCTGTCGATGGGCTTGAACCCGCTCGGCGAGCTGGTGAAAGCCGGCGTCGGCTGGCTGATGGAGAACCTCGACTTCATCCGCGAACCACTGGAGATCCTCACCGGCGATCCCGATCTGGTCCAGCAGGCGGCGCAGACCTGGAACAACATCGCGGCGGAACTCGAGGCGGTGGCCGGCGACTATGAAGGCGCGCTGAGCACGACATCCGGATGGGACGGTGACGCGGCGATCGCGTACCGGCGGATCGCCCTGCAGTACACGCGGTCTTTGCGCGACGTCGCAGCCGAAGCGAAGGACTCGGCACAGTGGATCACCACCGGCGGCATGGTGGTGGCCACCGCGCGGGCGCTGATCTTCGACATCATCGCGACCTTCATCAGCGACGTGATCACCCGTGCGCTCTTGGCGCTCGCTTCGTCGTGGTTCACCCTCGGCGGTTCGGTCGCCGCGTTCACCGCGAGCGTCTTCGCCGACGCGGTCAAGGTCATGGCGAAGATCCAGAAGAAGCTCGGCAAGCTGCTCAGCGCCATCCAGAAATTCGTGAAGAGGTTCGAGGGATCGAGTGACCGGGCCCGGGAGGCGGCACGGGCACTGGGGCGTAAGGCTTCGGACCTCGGACACGAGGCGAATCAGGCGATCAAGGCCAGCGACAAGACGCTGGACGCTTTCAAAGCCGACAACCTCAAGCTCGCGAAGAAGGCTCTGGACTCCGACGCGACGGGCGCCGAGCGTCTGCTGAAACACGCGCGGGGCGGCATGGACCGCATGGAGAACACCGTCGCGGGCAAGATCGCCGACAACGCCTATCTGAAGGCCGCAAAGGAAGCAGGCAAGGCGACCGCGGAACACCGCGCCCAGTACGACGGCGGTTCGGCCGAGCGCGGCCGGGTCACACCGCCCAACAGCGGCCGGATCAGCGGATCGCTCGACGACGATGACTGA
- the mraZ gene encoding division/cell wall cluster transcriptional repressor MraZ: MFLGTHTPKLDDKGRLTLPAKFRDALAGGLMITKGQDHCLFVFPRAEFEQMARKVADAPFTNEAVRAYQRYLFAGTDEQRPDGQGRIAIASELRRYAGLNKECVVIGAITRLEIWDAQAWQGYLDEHEDSYAKAREEVLPGVF; encoded by the coding sequence GTGTTTCTCGGCACCCACACCCCGAAACTGGACGACAAAGGGCGGCTCACGCTGCCCGCGAAGTTCCGCGACGCGCTCGCCGGTGGGTTGATGATCACCAAGGGACAGGATCACTGCCTCTTCGTCTTTCCCCGAGCCGAGTTCGAGCAGATGGCGAGGAAGGTCGCCGACGCCCCGTTCACGAACGAGGCGGTCCGGGCCTATCAGCGCTACCTCTTCGCCGGGACGGACGAACAACGCCCGGACGGGCAAGGACGTATCGCGATAGCGTCCGAGCTCCGACGCTATGCCGGGCTGAACAAGGAGTGCGTGGTGATCGGGGCGATCACCAGGTTGGAGATCTGGGACGCCCAAGCGTGGCAGGGCTACCTGGACGAACACGAAGACAGCTACGCGAAGGCTCGAGAGGAAGTTCTGCCGGGCGTCTTCTAG
- the rsmH gene encoding 16S rRNA (cytosine(1402)-N(4))-methyltransferase RsmH — protein MAAEHEHVPVLLKRIVELFAPVFSDREAVLVDATVGLGGHSDALLTAFPGLRLVALDRDPAALELSAKRLAPHGDRVDFVHAVYDEMPSALQGLGLSRVDGILFDLGVSSMQLDRAERGFAYSRDSPLDMRMDPTTGSTAADVLNTYAPGELIRILRDYGEERFAQRIVKAVVAEREKEPFTRSGRLVELLYDAVPAASRRTGGHPAKRTFQALRIEVNGELEVLRRAMPRALSCLAVGGRIVVESYQSLEDRLVKQSFAELAKSRTPEGLPVELPGHGPELKLLTRGAEKAGEAETEQNTRAASVRLRAAERIGDRAR, from the coding sequence ATGGCAGCCGAACACGAGCACGTTCCGGTGCTGCTGAAACGGATCGTGGAACTGTTCGCGCCGGTCTTCTCCGACCGCGAGGCCGTGCTGGTCGACGCGACCGTCGGACTCGGCGGTCACTCCGACGCGCTGCTCACCGCGTTCCCCGGGCTGCGCCTCGTCGCGCTCGACCGGGACCCCGCCGCGCTGGAGCTCTCCGCGAAACGGCTTGCGCCGCACGGTGATCGTGTCGACTTCGTGCACGCCGTCTACGACGAGATGCCGTCCGCGCTGCAGGGCCTCGGATTGTCCAGAGTGGACGGAATCCTGTTCGACCTCGGTGTCTCCTCGATGCAGCTGGACCGCGCCGAGCGTGGTTTCGCCTACTCCAGGGATTCCCCGCTCGACATGCGGATGGACCCGACCACCGGGAGCACCGCCGCCGACGTGCTCAACACCTACGCCCCCGGCGAGCTGATCCGGATCCTGCGCGACTACGGCGAGGAACGATTCGCCCAGCGGATCGTCAAAGCCGTTGTGGCGGAACGAGAGAAGGAACCCTTCACGCGCAGCGGGCGGTTGGTGGAACTGCTGTACGACGCGGTCCCCGCGGCGAGCAGGCGCACCGGCGGGCATCCGGCGAAGCGCACGTTCCAGGCGTTGCGGATCGAGGTCAACGGCGAGCTGGAGGTGCTGCGGCGAGCTATGCCGCGAGCCCTGTCCTGCCTCGCCGTCGGCGGCCGGATCGTCGTGGAGTCCTATCAGTCCCTCGAGGACAGGCTGGTCAAACAGTCCTTCGCGGAACTGGCGAAATCCCGGACCCCGGAAGGGCTTCCGGTGGAACTGCCGGGCCACGGCCCGGAACTGAAACTGCTCACCAGAGGGGCCGAGAAGGCCGGCGAGGCGGAGACCGAACAGAACACACGGGCCGCCTCCGTGCGGCTTCGAGCCGCCGAACGGATCGGAGACCGAGCACGATGA
- a CDS encoding penicillin-binding protein 2: protein MAPGRPAQARARSAGSARRTYAAGTRRATARRGNGGNPSRFTGVRILLIVVMVLAGLKLVQVQWFEAGALSEAAERQRTSVIESPAQRGSILDRNGTKIAFSVEVRTLAVSLNWLHKTMDDFAAKNPTKGRNFETEVAGAAKFIAAKLPGVITEKELLDKFHKPDGFTYLVHDIEPSVAEAIVKKYSWISVEKRSKREYPGDSVGANIVGYANWRTDDQDVSKHNLHGGYGLEASRDNDLAGTPGRKIVNTRNGNDNLVIPGTERDIQNAVQGSDLQLTIDTDLQYELQRQLSEYVAKSKAKGGQAVIMDSKTGEVYALANDKTVNLNDPASRSETENLNNRAVTTPFEPGSVNKIVTAAGAIDAGITTPESAQAVPGSLQVADKVVKDAWHHGTQQFTTTGIFAKSSNVGTLLLAQKLGEDRYADLLKRFGLGQRTGLGLPGESPGVVPPRNQWSATTFGNLPIGQGLSMTVVQMAGMYQAIANDGLRVEPRVVKAKINPDGTLVPEPAPKTVQVISPQAAKTVRDMMRAVTQKGRGQQSGTGPKAALEGYQISGKTGTGQQVDPQTKTYSNHLYNITFAGILPADDPRFVVGIRLDAPDATLQQGLSAAPLFHSVAAYLAQRFQIPLSDGPSPHVPLVLP from the coding sequence ATGGCGCCCGGCCGTCCGGCGCAGGCCAGGGCGCGGTCGGCGGGCAGCGCGCGGCGGACCTACGCCGCCGGGACCCGCCGTGCCACCGCCCGGCGGGGCAACGGCGGAAACCCGAGCCGGTTCACCGGCGTCCGGATCCTGCTGATCGTCGTGATGGTGCTCGCCGGCCTCAAATTGGTGCAGGTGCAGTGGTTCGAGGCAGGCGCGCTGTCCGAGGCGGCGGAACGGCAGCGGACGTCGGTGATCGAAAGTCCCGCCCAGCGCGGGTCCATCCTGGACCGCAACGGGACGAAGATCGCGTTCAGCGTCGAGGTGCGGACGCTCGCGGTGAGCCTGAACTGGCTGCACAAGACAATGGACGACTTCGCCGCGAAGAACCCGACGAAGGGCAGGAACTTCGAGACCGAGGTGGCGGGCGCGGCGAAATTCATCGCGGCCAAGCTGCCCGGCGTGATCACCGAGAAGGAGCTGCTGGACAAGTTCCACAAGCCCGACGGGTTCACCTACCTGGTCCACGACATCGAACCGTCGGTCGCCGAAGCGATCGTCAAGAAATACTCATGGATCAGCGTCGAGAAGCGCTCGAAGCGGGAGTACCCCGGTGACTCGGTGGGCGCGAACATCGTCGGCTACGCGAACTGGCGCACCGACGACCAGGACGTCTCCAAGCACAACCTGCACGGTGGCTACGGTCTCGAGGCCTCGCGCGACAACGACCTCGCCGGAACGCCGGGCCGCAAGATCGTCAACACCCGGAACGGCAACGACAACCTGGTCATCCCGGGCACCGAGCGGGACATCCAGAACGCCGTCCAAGGTTCGGACCTGCAGCTCACGATCGACACCGACCTGCAGTACGAACTCCAGCGGCAGCTGAGCGAGTACGTCGCCAAGTCGAAGGCCAAGGGTGGCCAGGCGGTCATCATGGACTCGAAGACCGGCGAGGTCTACGCGCTGGCCAACGACAAGACCGTCAACCTCAACGACCCTGCTTCGCGCAGTGAGACCGAGAACCTGAACAACCGCGCGGTGACCACGCCGTTCGAACCCGGTTCGGTGAACAAGATCGTCACCGCCGCGGGCGCGATCGACGCGGGTATCACCACGCCGGAGTCGGCCCAGGCGGTACCGGGTTCGCTGCAGGTCGCGGACAAGGTCGTCAAGGACGCCTGGCATCACGGCACGCAGCAGTTCACCACCACCGGCATCTTCGCGAAGTCGTCGAACGTCGGAACCCTGTTGCTGGCACAGAAGCTCGGCGAGGACCGGTACGCGGACCTGCTCAAGCGGTTCGGCCTCGGTCAGCGCACGGGTCTCGGCCTCCCCGGCGAGAGCCCGGGCGTCGTCCCGCCGCGCAACCAGTGGTCGGCCACGACCTTCGGGAACTTGCCGATCGGGCAGGGACTTTCGATGACGGTCGTGCAGATGGCCGGGATGTACCAGGCCATCGCGAACGACGGGCTGCGCGTGGAACCGCGGGTGGTCAAGGCGAAGATCAACCCGGACGGGACGCTCGTTCCCGAACCGGCGCCGAAGACCGTCCAGGTAATCAGTCCTCAGGCGGCGAAGACCGTGCGCGACATGATGCGCGCCGTGACGCAGAAGGGCCGCGGGCAGCAGAGCGGTACCGGGCCGAAGGCGGCGCTCGAGGGCTATCAGATCTCGGGCAAGACGGGCACCGGCCAGCAGGTCGACCCGCAGACGAAGACCTACAGCAACCACTTGTACAACATCACCTTCGCCGGGATCCTGCCCGCTGACGACCCGCGGTTCGTGGTCGGTATCCGGCTCGACGCCCCGGACGCCACCCTGCAGCAAGGACTCTCGGCGGCGCCGCTGTTCCACTCCGTGGCCGCGTACCTGGCGCAGCGTTTCCAGATCCCGCTTTCGGACGGCCCGTCGCCCCACGTCCCGCTCGTGCTCCCCTGA
- a CDS encoding UDP-N-acetylmuramoyl-L-alanyl-D-glutamate--2,6-diaminopimelate ligase, whose product MPLRTLLARAGARLVVGGDDYPSAAELTVTGSTLRAQHVLPGDLFAALPGARAHGADFSGQAIAAGAAAVLTDEAGAERPMLRDAGVPILVHPDPRAALGEIAAWIYGEPSLELSVLGITGTSGKTTTSYLVDAGLKAAGLTTGLIGTVETRIAGERLASGFTTPEAPDLQALLAVMVERGVTHVPMEVSSHALSLGRVNGTRFAVGAFTNLSQDHLDFHKDMEEYFAAKSLLFDGRSTAEVVVVDSAWGHALLTPHTVTVSTEPGTDALWRATDLTPTPAGEQTFTLHGPDGLVVSAKIPLPGEFNVANAVLAAAILTTAGVPLEAIVAGLASVEVPGRMERVYLGQPFTAVIDYAHKPAAVAQGLDALRARTEGRIITVLGCGGDRDTAKRPMMGEAAVRRSEVLIVTDDNPRSEDPAAIRAAMLAGARNAGPALGGEIVEIADRRKAIVHAVELAQPGDIVLIAGKGHETGQEVQGVVHPFSDREELASAIRRRLETE is encoded by the coding sequence ATGCCGCTGCGCACGCTGCTCGCCAGGGCGGGCGCCCGGCTCGTGGTGGGCGGGGACGACTACCCGTCCGCGGCCGAGCTGACCGTCACGGGCAGCACGCTGCGCGCGCAGCACGTCCTCCCCGGCGACCTCTTCGCCGCGCTGCCCGGTGCCCGCGCCCACGGCGCGGACTTCAGCGGCCAGGCCATCGCCGCCGGCGCGGCCGCCGTGCTCACCGACGAGGCCGGTGCCGAGCGCCCGATGCTCCGCGACGCCGGCGTGCCGATCCTGGTGCACCCGGATCCGCGTGCCGCCCTCGGCGAGATCGCCGCCTGGATCTACGGCGAGCCGTCGCTGGAGCTTTCCGTCCTCGGCATCACCGGGACGTCCGGCAAGACCACGACGTCCTACCTGGTCGACGCCGGGCTCAAGGCGGCGGGCCTGACCACCGGGCTGATCGGCACGGTCGAGACCCGGATCGCGGGCGAGCGGCTGGCCAGCGGGTTCACCACCCCCGAGGCGCCGGATCTGCAGGCCCTCCTCGCGGTGATGGTGGAGCGCGGGGTCACGCACGTCCCGATGGAGGTCTCCAGCCACGCGCTGTCGCTCGGCCGGGTCAACGGCACGCGCTTCGCGGTCGGGGCCTTCACCAACCTTTCCCAGGACCACCTGGACTTCCACAAGGACATGGAGGAGTACTTCGCCGCCAAGTCGCTGCTGTTCGACGGCCGCTCAACCGCCGAGGTGGTCGTCGTCGACAGCGCCTGGGGCCACGCCCTCCTCACCCCGCACACGGTGACCGTGTCCACCGAGCCGGGAACGGACGCGCTGTGGCGCGCCACCGACCTGACCCCCACCCCGGCGGGGGAGCAGACCTTCACCCTCCACGGCCCCGACGGGCTCGTGGTCTCGGCGAAGATCCCGCTGCCGGGTGAGTTCAACGTGGCGAATGCCGTGCTCGCGGCCGCGATCCTCACCACCGCCGGTGTCCCGCTCGAAGCCATCGTCGCCGGGCTCGCCTCGGTCGAGGTGCCGGGGCGGATGGAGCGGGTCTACCTCGGCCAGCCGTTCACCGCCGTCATCGACTACGCGCACAAGCCCGCCGCGGTCGCGCAGGGGCTCGACGCGCTCCGCGCCCGCACCGAGGGCCGGATCATCACCGTCCTCGGCTGTGGAGGGGACCGCGACACCGCGAAGCGCCCGATGATGGGTGAGGCGGCGGTCCGGCGCAGCGAAGTGCTGATCGTGACCGACGACAACCCGCGTTCGGAAGATCCGGCCGCGATCCGGGCGGCGATGCTGGCCGGTGCCCGCAACGCCGGGCCGGCCTTGGGCGGCGAGATCGTCGAGATCGCCGACCGCCGGAAAGCCATCGTCCACGCGGTCGAGCTCGCCCAGCCCGGTGACATCGTGCTCATCGCCGGCAAGGGCCACGAGACCGGCCAGGAGGTCCAGGGTGTCGTGCACCCGTTCTCCGACCGGGAAGAGCTGGCCTCCGCCATCCGCAGACGTCTGGAGACAGAGTGA
- the murF gene encoding UDP-N-acetylmuramoyl-tripeptide--D-alanyl-D-alanine ligase — MIVLSLAEIADIVGGRLHRTDGTTEVTGSVEFDTREITPGGLFVALPGAKVDGHDFATRAIESGAVAVLAAREVDAPAVIVPPLDGGVAHERAFALVSDKDGAGAAVLAALAKLARHVIQKLAGDHLTVVGVTGSAGKTSTKDIIAQLLEPLGPTVAPPGSFNNELGHPWTALRADDTTRQLVLELSARGPGHIAELAAIAPPRIGVVLNVGTAHVGEFGSREGIAKGKGELVEALPSAADGGVAVLNLDDPYVAAMASRTKARVVFVGESESARVRAVDITLDGEARASFRLVTPDGEAPVKLPLYGEHHVGNALSAAAVALEMGSTVEEVAARLSGLERRSDRRMEVTTRSDGVTVLNDSFNASPESMRAALKALASMSANRRSWAVLGVMGDLGEDSVAAHDGIGRLVVRLNIDKLVVIGQAAAATHQGAQQEGSWGEESVLVPDVEAAIALLHDQLRAGDVVLVKASKAAALWRVADAVLAAPATIAESLEVPPSPSQERSNGGDA, encoded by the coding sequence GTGATCGTGCTCAGCCTGGCCGAGATCGCCGACATCGTCGGCGGCAGGCTGCATCGGACCGACGGGACCACCGAGGTCACCGGAAGCGTCGAATTCGACACCCGCGAGATCACGCCCGGCGGCCTGTTCGTCGCGTTGCCCGGGGCCAAGGTCGACGGCCACGACTTCGCCACGCGGGCGATCGAGTCCGGCGCCGTCGCGGTGCTCGCGGCCCGCGAGGTCGACGCCCCGGCCGTGATCGTGCCGCCGCTGGACGGTGGCGTGGCCCACGAGCGGGCCTTCGCGCTGGTCTCGGACAAGGACGGGGCGGGTGCCGCGGTGCTGGCCGCGCTCGCCAAACTCGCCCGGCACGTGATCCAGAAGCTCGCCGGCGACCACTTGACCGTCGTCGGGGTCACCGGTTCGGCGGGCAAGACCTCCACCAAGGACATCATCGCCCAGCTGCTGGAACCGCTCGGCCCGACGGTGGCCCCGCCGGGCTCGTTCAACAACGAGCTGGGCCACCCGTGGACGGCGCTGCGGGCCGACGACACGACCCGGCAGCTCGTGCTGGAGCTGTCCGCCCGCGGACCCGGCCACATCGCCGAACTGGCGGCCATCGCGCCGCCGCGGATCGGTGTCGTGCTCAACGTCGGCACCGCGCACGTCGGCGAGTTCGGTTCGCGCGAAGGCATCGCCAAGGGCAAGGGCGAACTCGTCGAGGCGCTGCCGAGCGCGGCGGACGGCGGTGTCGCGGTCCTGAATCTCGACGACCCGTACGTCGCGGCGATGGCGAGCCGGACGAAGGCACGGGTGGTGTTCGTCGGCGAGAGCGAGTCCGCGCGGGTCCGCGCCGTCGACATCACTCTCGACGGGGAAGCGCGCGCGTCGTTCCGCCTGGTCACCCCGGACGGCGAAGCGCCGGTGAAACTGCCGCTCTACGGCGAGCATCACGTCGGGAACGCGCTCAGCGCGGCCGCCGTCGCGCTGGAAATGGGCTCGACGGTCGAGGAGGTCGCGGCCCGTCTGTCGGGGCTCGAGCGGCGTTCGGACCGCCGCATGGAGGTCACCACCCGGTCCGACGGTGTCACGGTGCTCAACGACTCCTTCAACGCCAGCCCCGAGTCGATGCGGGCCGCGCTCAAGGCGCTCGCGTCGATGAGCGCGAACCGCCGTTCCTGGGCCGTGCTCGGCGTGATGGGCGACCTCGGCGAGGACTCGGTCGCGGCGCACGACGGCATCGGCAGGCTCGTCGTCCGGCTCAACATCGACAAGCTCGTGGTCATCGGCCAGGCGGCCGCGGCCACGCACCAGGGTGCGCAGCAGGAGGGTTCCTGGGGCGAGGAGTCGGTACTGGTACCCGACGTCGAGGCCGCCATCGCCCTGCTGCATGATCAGCTCCGCGCGGGGGACGTGGTGCTGGTGAAGGCCTCCAAGGCCGCCGCGCTGTGGCGGGTGGCCGATGCCGTGCTCGCCGCCCCCGCAACGATCGCTGAATCCCTTGAAGTACCCCCTTCCCCCTCCCAAGAACGCTCGAACGGTGGTGACGCGTGA
- the mraY gene encoding phospho-N-acetylmuramoyl-pentapeptide-transferase, translating to MISILIAAAAGLLVSILLTPYLIRVFSRQGFGQEIREEGPQGHKSKRGTPTMGGVAIIVAMVVGYFVAHLISSLSGGNGTGGPSASGLLVLFLAVGLGLVGFLDDFIKIRKQRNLGLNKTAKLVGQLVVTIVFAIMALQFADERGLTPASESLSYVRDLALITFPSVFFVIFCYIVISGWSNAVNFTDGLDGLAGGTAAMVLATYVVIAFWQTRLSCAVTPQAACYDVRDPLDLAVVAAAATGACVGFLWWNAAPAKIFMGDTGSLALGGLVAGLSMTTRTELLAIVIGGLFMVEMISVVAQIAVFRTTRRRLFRMAPFHHHFELAGWAETTVIIRFWLLSAVCCMFGLGLFYSEQLGLGG from the coding sequence GTGATCAGCATCCTGATCGCGGCCGCGGCGGGCCTGCTGGTCTCCATCCTCCTCACTCCCTATCTGATCCGGGTGTTCTCCCGGCAGGGCTTCGGCCAGGAGATCCGGGAGGAAGGGCCGCAGGGACACAAATCCAAACGCGGTACCCCGACGATGGGTGGTGTCGCGATCATCGTCGCGATGGTCGTCGGGTATTTCGTGGCGCATCTGATCAGCTCGCTCAGCGGCGGCAACGGCACCGGCGGCCCGTCCGCTTCGGGGCTGCTGGTGCTCTTCCTGGCGGTGGGCCTCGGGCTCGTCGGGTTCCTCGACGACTTCATCAAGATCCGCAAGCAGCGCAACCTCGGCCTGAACAAGACCGCGAAACTGGTCGGCCAGCTGGTGGTCACGATCGTCTTCGCGATCATGGCCCTGCAGTTCGCCGACGAGCGCGGGCTGACCCCGGCCTCGGAGAGCCTGTCCTACGTGCGGGACCTCGCGCTGATCACCTTCCCGTCGGTGTTCTTCGTGATCTTCTGCTACATCGTCATCTCGGGCTGGTCGAACGCGGTGAACTTCACCGACGGCCTCGACGGTCTCGCCGGCGGCACCGCGGCGATGGTGCTGGCGACCTACGTCGTCATCGCCTTCTGGCAGACCCGCCTCTCGTGCGCGGTCACCCCGCAGGCCGCCTGCTACGACGTCCGTGACCCGCTGGACCTGGCCGTGGTGGCCGCCGCGGCGACCGGTGCCTGTGTCGGGTTCCTCTGGTGGAACGCGGCCCCGGCGAAGATCTTCATGGGTGACACCGGTTCGCTGGCCCTCGGTGGCCTCGTCGCCGGCCTGTCGATGACCACCCGCACCGAACTGCTCGCCATCGTCATCGGCGGCCTGTTCATGGTCGAGATGATCTCGGTGGTCGCGCAGATCGCGGTGTTCCGCACGACCAGGCGGCGGCTGTTCCGGATGGCCCCGTTCCATCACCACTTCGAACTCGCGGGCTGGGCGGAGACCACGGTCATCATCCGGTTCTGGCTGCTCTCGGCCGTCTGCTGCATGTTCGGTCTCGGGCTGTTCTACAGCGAGCAACTCGGCCTCGGAGGATAA
- the murD gene encoding UDP-N-acetylmuramoyl-L-alanine--D-glutamate ligase — MELAGRHVLVAGAGVTGKSAVPVLLERGARVTVTDGNAGRLAELEGLGAELVPGLSEPPEGVELVVTSPGWKPSSPLLVAAAETGIEVIGDVELAWRVGRLRAKPPVWLAITGTNGKTTTVGMLESILRSAGVDAVACGNVGFAVLDAVRAGHEVLAVELSSFQLHWSSTLAPLASVVLNLAEDHLDWHGSMEEYAAAKGRVHTHSRNVVHNVGEPWSVRLADEHAPAGARRVAFGMGTPRPGELGIVEDLLVDRAFVADPATSADELGTLADVRPAGPHNVSNALAAAALARAYGVTGEDVAKGLREYRPAPHRAEEIGEIDGVRYINDSKATNPHAASGSLRAHLDVVWIAGGQLKGASVDELVGSIAGRLRGVVLFGVDSPVIAAAVARHAPDVPVESLPSGDDDTMTAAVKAARALARPGDVVLLAPAAASLDMYSSYGERGDAFARAVRVLRDGAGETSDGG, encoded by the coding sequence GTGGAACTGGCCGGTCGTCACGTCCTCGTCGCCGGAGCCGGGGTCACCGGCAAATCCGCCGTCCCGGTCCTGCTGGAGCGGGGCGCGCGGGTCACCGTCACCGACGGCAACGCCGGACGCCTCGCGGAACTCGAAGGTCTCGGCGCCGAACTGGTGCCGGGCCTCTCGGAGCCACCCGAAGGTGTCGAGCTGGTCGTGACCAGCCCCGGCTGGAAGCCGTCTTCGCCGTTGCTGGTGGCGGCGGCCGAGACGGGTATCGAAGTGATCGGCGACGTCGAGCTGGCGTGGCGTGTCGGGCGGCTGCGCGCCAAGCCGCCGGTATGGCTCGCGATCACCGGCACCAACGGCAAGACGACCACGGTCGGGATGCTGGAGTCGATCCTGCGGTCCGCCGGGGTCGACGCGGTGGCCTGCGGGAACGTCGGCTTCGCGGTGCTCGACGCGGTGCGGGCCGGGCACGAGGTGCTCGCCGTGGAGCTGTCGAGCTTCCAGCTGCACTGGTCGTCCACGCTGGCGCCGCTCGCGTCGGTGGTGCTGAACCTGGCCGAGGACCACCTCGACTGGCATGGCTCGATGGAGGAGTACGCGGCCGCGAAGGGACGGGTCCACACCCATTCCCGGAACGTGGTGCACAACGTCGGCGAACCTTGGTCCGTCCGGCTCGCCGACGAGCACGCGCCCGCCGGCGCCCGGCGCGTCGCCTTCGGCATGGGCACCCCGCGCCCCGGCGAACTCGGGATCGTGGAAGACCTGCTGGTGGACCGCGCCTTCGTCGCCGACCCGGCGACCAGCGCCGACGAACTCGGCACCCTGGCCGACGTCCGTCCCGCCGGTCCGCACAACGTCTCCAACGCCCTCGCCGCGGCCGCGCTGGCCCGCGCGTACGGCGTCACCGGAGAAGACGTCGCCAAGGGACTGCGCGAGTACCGGCCCGCCCCTCATCGCGCCGAAGAGATCGGGGAGATCGACGGCGTCCGGTACATCAACGACTCCAAGGCGACCAACCCGCACGCGGCGAGCGGTTCGCTCCGCGCGCATCTGGACGTCGTGTGGATCGCCGGTGGCCAGCTCAAGGGCGCTTCCGTGGACGAGCTCGTCGGCTCGATCGCCGGACGGCTGCGGGGAGTCGTCCTGTTCGGCGTCGATTCACCCGTGATCGCCGCCGCGGTCGCGCGACACGCCCCGGATGTCCCGGTCGAGAGCCTGCCTTCGGGTGACGATGACACCATGACTGCGGCGGTGAAGGCGGCCCGCGCCCTGGCGCGCCCTGGTGACGTGGTGCTGCTGGCCCCCGCCGCGGCGTCGTTGGACATGTACTCGAGCTACGGCGAGCGCGGCGACGCGTTCGCGCGGGCGGTCCGTGTCCTGCGCGACGGTGCGGGGGAGACCAGTGACGGCGGTTGA